One genomic region from Lysobacterales bacterium encodes:
- a CDS encoding carboxypeptidase regulatory-like domain-containing protein — translation MNKQLRVTRLAGALALVLATSTPVFAQTTSAQLAGRVTSEQGEALAGAEVVIVHTPSGTTVRSTTDAEGRYTARGLRVGGPYTVTVLRPGFEPETTENVFLQLNQVTAVNVDLASEAAELEAVTVVGSAGSVFSPERMGTSTQINREQLESFASIQRNLQDYARLDPRVSQSDKERGEISVAGQNSRFNSITIDGVSISDTFGLEANNLPTQKQPISIDAIDAVQVNISNVDVAQKGYTGANINAVTKSGTNEFSGSVYYVWRDDQLAGDRYNRTNDSYFAPPESEDETVGFTLGGPILKDRLFFFVNYEDYKSTRVGTQFVPLGGNGSQVFITPAQIDSVRSIMQSRYGVDIGTVEAPSQSELSVEDVLVKFDWNINDFHRANLRYTKTEESNPIFPGSSTTSLSYSSHWYTQDKTIEGVVGQWYADWTDSFSTELRVSRREYSSEPLNNSFLPAIAVRFTGGTPPAGVQGGNRFLNFGTEQSRHFNVLGTDTDEVFFAGNWFVGDHEIKAGFDWTRNDVYNAFLQNTRGNYTFACILASECGQSLEAGVPLSYQVQVPRAGLTLNDGVAQWELGNQGFFLQDTWAVNYNMTLVFGFRVDETQMPDSPLFNAAAAAVPGALVNGRATGGFGLNNSVTLDGKRLFQPRLGVNYTFDTERATQFRAGIGLFEGSAANVWLSNPYSNTGLATQVVGCGTGAFAACTTSPIFRVDPNNQVSNFTGSVPAANVDFLSPELRMPAVWKANFAFDHETPFWGAVFSAELLLTQTEHGIYYKHLNLGDATRLGPDGRALFWTPGGYNVNCWTGANFTTGGTCGVRVRALNNAGFNNVLVAENTTKGEGQNLTLSLSRARQDDPWSWSVAYNYSDATEVSPLTSSVANSNFNGRSVFNPNEEISARSPYVVRDRFVATLGYRAFLFNDNATDFSLFYEGRKGKPYSWTFNNDMNGDGVGGNDLMYIPRGPGSSDVVFRGGAAEEATFWQIVRDNGLDRYAGQVVERNSEFSPWTNSFDVRITQQLPGFMDGHKAEIALDILNIGNLINKDWGRVDEIAFQGGGAQARSFVNFNGMDAQGRYIYSLNNTVEDFVTRQARGESQWAAQVTLRYRF, via the coding sequence ATGAACAAGCAGTTGCGGGTCACCCGACTTGCCGGCGCCCTGGCGCTGGTGCTTGCGACTTCCACCCCGGTGTTCGCGCAGACCACGTCGGCCCAGCTGGCCGGACGCGTGACCTCCGAGCAGGGCGAGGCCCTGGCCGGCGCCGAGGTCGTGATTGTCCACACCCCCTCCGGCACCACCGTGCGTTCGACCACCGATGCCGAGGGTCGCTACACCGCCCGCGGTCTGCGCGTCGGCGGCCCGTACACCGTCACCGTGCTGCGCCCCGGCTTTGAGCCCGAGACCACCGAGAACGTGTTCCTGCAGCTGAACCAGGTCACGGCTGTCAACGTCGATCTGGCCTCCGAGGCCGCCGAGCTGGAGGCCGTGACGGTGGTGGGTTCGGCCGGTTCGGTGTTCTCGCCTGAGCGCATGGGCACCAGCACGCAGATCAATCGCGAGCAGCTGGAGAGCTTCGCGTCGATCCAGCGCAACCTTCAGGATTACGCCCGTCTCGATCCGCGCGTGTCGCAGAGCGACAAAGAGCGCGGCGAAATCTCCGTCGCCGGTCAGAACAGCCGCTTCAACAGCATCACCATCGACGGCGTCAGCATCTCCGACACCTTTGGTCTTGAAGCCAACAACCTGCCGACCCAGAAGCAGCCCATCTCGATCGACGCGATCGATGCGGTGCAGGTCAACATCTCGAATGTCGATGTCGCTCAGAAGGGCTATACCGGCGCCAACATCAACGCCGTCACCAAGTCGGGCACCAACGAATTCAGCGGCAGCGTCTACTACGTGTGGCGCGACGATCAGCTGGCAGGTGACCGCTACAACCGCACCAACGACAGCTATTTCGCTCCGCCAGAGTCTGAGGACGAAACCGTCGGATTCACCTTGGGTGGTCCGATCCTCAAGGACCGCCTGTTCTTCTTCGTGAACTACGAAGACTACAAGTCCACGCGCGTCGGCACCCAGTTCGTGCCGCTTGGCGGCAACGGCAGCCAGGTGTTCATCACGCCGGCCCAGATCGACAGCGTCCGCAGCATCATGCAGAGCCGCTACGGCGTCGACATCGGCACGGTGGAGGCACCGAGCCAGTCGGAGCTCTCCGTTGAGGACGTGCTGGTCAAGTTCGACTGGAACATCAACGACTTCCATCGCGCCAACCTGCGTTACACCAAGACCGAAGAGTCCAATCCGATCTTCCCGGGCTCGAGCACCACATCGCTGTCGTACAGCTCGCACTGGTACACCCAGGACAAGACGATCGAGGGCGTGGTGGGCCAGTGGTACGCCGACTGGACCGACAGTTTCTCGACCGAACTGCGCGTGAGCCGCCGTGAGTACTCCAGCGAACCGCTCAACAACAGCTTCCTGCCGGCGATCGCGGTCCGCTTCACGGGCGGCACGCCGCCGGCCGGCGTGCAGGGAGGCAACCGCTTCCTGAACTTCGGTACCGAGCAGTCGCGCCACTTCAACGTCCTGGGCACCGACACCGACGAGGTGTTCTTCGCCGGCAACTGGTTTGTCGGCGATCACGAGATCAAGGCCGGCTTCGACTGGACGCGCAACGACGTGTACAACGCTTTCCTGCAGAACACCCGCGGCAACTACACCTTCGCCTGCATTCTGGCGAGCGAGTGCGGCCAGAGTCTCGAAGCGGGCGTCCCGCTGTCCTACCAGGTGCAGGTGCCGCGCGCCGGTCTGACCCTTAACGACGGCGTCGCCCAGTGGGAGCTGGGCAACCAGGGCTTCTTCCTGCAGGACACGTGGGCGGTCAACTACAACATGACCCTGGTCTTCGGTTTCCGTGTCGATGAGACCCAGATGCCGGACAGCCCGCTGTTCAACGCCGCTGCCGCTGCTGTCCCGGGCGCGCTGGTCAACGGTCGCGCCACTGGCGGCTTTGGCCTCAACAACAGCGTGACCCTCGACGGCAAGCGTCTGTTCCAGCCGCGCCTTGGCGTGAACTACACCTTCGATACCGAGCGCGCGACCCAGTTCCGCGCGGGCATCGGGCTCTTCGAAGGCTCAGCCGCCAATGTCTGGCTGTCGAACCCCTACTCCAACACGGGTCTCGCCACCCAGGTGGTCGGTTGCGGTACGGGTGCGTTCGCCGCGTGCACGACCAGTCCGATCTTCCGCGTCGATCCGAACAACCAGGTGTCCAACTTCACCGGCTCGGTCCCGGCCGCGAACGTCGACTTCCTGTCGCCTGAGCTGCGCATGCCGGCCGTGTGGAAGGCCAACTTCGCGTTCGATCACGAGACTCCGTTCTGGGGTGCGGTGTTCAGCGCCGAACTGCTGTTGACGCAGACCGAGCACGGCATCTACTACAAGCACCTGAACCTGGGTGATGCGACCCGCCTTGGTCCGGACGGCCGCGCCCTGTTCTGGACGCCGGGTGGCTACAACGTCAACTGCTGGACCGGTGCGAACTTCACCACCGGCGGCACCTGCGGTGTGCGCGTCCGTGCGCTCAACAATGCCGGCTTCAACAACGTTCTGGTGGCCGAGAACACCACCAAGGGCGAGGGCCAGAACCTCACGCTGTCGCTGTCGCGCGCCCGCCAGGACGATCCGTGGTCGTGGTCGGTGGCCTACAACTACTCGGATGCCACCGAAGTGAGTCCGCTGACCTCGTCGGTGGCCAATTCCAACTTCAACGGTCGCTCGGTGTTCAATCCGAACGAGGAAATCTCGGCCCGTTCGCCCTACGTCGTGCGTGACCGCTTCGTCGCCACCCTGGGCTACCGCGCCTTCCTGTTCAACGACAACGCCACCGACTTCTCACTGTTCTACGAAGGCCGCAAGGGCAAGCCCTACAGCTGGACCTTCAACAACGACATGAACGGCGATGGCGTCGGCGGCAACGACCTGATGTACATCCCGCGCGGCCCGGGCAGCAGCGACGTCGTGTTCCGCGGCGGTGCGGCGGAAGAAGCCACCTTCTGGCAGATCGTGCGCGACAACGGCCTCGACCGCTACGCGGGTCAGGTGGTTGAGCGCAACAGCGAGTTCTCTCCCTGGACCAACAGCTTCGATGTTCGCATCACCCAGCAGCTGCCGGGTTTCATGGATGGACACAAGGCCGAGATCGCGCTCGACATTCTCAACATCGGCAACCTGATCAACAAGGATTGGGGCCGCGTCGACGAAATCGCGTTCCAGGGCGGCGGTGCGCAGGCCCGCAGCTTCGTGAACTTCAATGGCATGGACGCGCAGGGCCGCTACATCTACAGCCTCAACAACACCGTCGAAGACTTCGTGACGCGTCAGGCTCGCGGGGAGTCGCAGTGGGCTGCCCAGGTCACGCTGCGCTATCGCTTCTGA
- a CDS encoding lysophospholipid acyltransferase family protein has product MISVEHSFYRAFPALAQGAGRSLSRPVVELLRRVTCEAQVNDTLGALGGLRGLNFVERALEHLQFSYRVAPSDIENLPSEGPVVIVANHPLGALDALSLLHLVGQVRRDVRILANEVLTQLAPLRELLLPLDVFGGQGRAGLREAYRALDAEQALIVFPAGEVSRIRPQGVRDGRWSEGFLRFARKAGAAVVPVHIEAHNSPAFYGVSMLSKPLATLMLPREIFLARSQRITLTVGAPVPSEALIAHGLNERQVAQRMRMHVYRVGLRKPPVFATSSAIAHPQPAREVRAALRCAEPLGTTTDGRRILLLDAQPESPALKEIGRLRELAFRKVGEGTGLRRDLDRFDAHYRHIVLWDEEQLEIVGAYRLAEVGRLVDGTLRERLYSASLFDYRPHAETFLRDAVELGRSFVQPRYWGSRSLDYLWQGIGAYLRQHPQLRYLIGPVSLSARLPEPARDWIVQTHRHFLGDREGLACARNPYRPQPAHAARIEAALHGLDLKGGLARMRTELDALGCSLPVLYRQYVELCEPEGVRFLDFGLDPDFGHCVDGLIRIDLGCLKPAKRGRYLGVAAH; this is encoded by the coding sequence ATGATCAGCGTCGAGCACAGCTTCTACCGCGCGTTTCCGGCCCTCGCGCAGGGCGCGGGGCGCAGCCTCAGTCGTCCGGTGGTCGAACTGCTGCGCCGGGTGACCTGCGAGGCGCAGGTCAACGACACCTTGGGCGCGCTTGGCGGGCTACGTGGTCTGAACTTCGTCGAGCGGGCGCTTGAGCACCTGCAGTTCAGCTATCGAGTGGCGCCGAGCGACATCGAGAATCTGCCCAGCGAAGGGCCCGTGGTGATCGTCGCCAACCATCCGCTCGGTGCCCTCGACGCCCTGAGTCTGCTGCATCTGGTGGGTCAGGTCCGTCGCGATGTGCGGATCCTCGCCAACGAGGTGCTGACCCAGCTGGCGCCGCTGCGCGAACTGCTGCTGCCGCTGGATGTGTTCGGCGGGCAGGGGCGAGCGGGTCTGCGCGAAGCCTACCGAGCGCTCGATGCGGAGCAGGCGCTGATCGTGTTCCCGGCCGGTGAGGTCAGCCGCATCCGCCCGCAGGGCGTGCGCGATGGACGCTGGTCGGAAGGCTTCCTGCGCTTCGCTCGCAAAGCGGGCGCGGCGGTGGTGCCGGTGCACATCGAAGCGCACAACTCGCCGGCCTTCTACGGCGTGTCGATGCTTTCGAAGCCGCTGGCGACCCTGATGCTGCCGCGCGAGATCTTTCTCGCCCGCAGCCAGCGGATCACGCTGACGGTGGGCGCGCCGGTGCCCAGCGAAGCTCTGATCGCCCACGGCTTGAACGAGCGTCAGGTCGCCCAGCGCATGCGCATGCACGTTTATCGGGTGGGGCTGCGCAAACCGCCGGTGTTTGCCACCTCCAGTGCGATCGCCCATCCGCAGCCGGCCCGCGAAGTGCGGGCGGCCCTGCGCTGCGCCGAGCCCTTGGGAACGACCACCGACGGTCGGCGCATCCTGCTGCTGGATGCGCAGCCCGAGAGCCCCGCACTGAAAGAGATTGGCCGACTGCGTGAGCTGGCCTTCCGCAAGGTCGGCGAGGGCACGGGCTTGCGTCGCGACCTCGACCGCTTCGACGCGCACTATCGGCACATCGTCCTATGGGATGAGGAGCAGCTGGAGATCGTTGGCGCCTACCGCTTGGCCGAGGTGGGGCGCCTCGTCGACGGCACGCTGCGCGAGCGACTCTACTCGGCCAGCCTGTTCGACTATCGCCCGCACGCTGAGACCTTCCTGCGTGATGCGGTGGAGCTGGGGCGCAGCTTCGTGCAGCCGCGCTACTGGGGCAGCCGCTCGCTCGACTACCTGTGGCAGGGCATCGGCGCCTACCTGCGGCAGCATCCGCAGCTTCGCTACCTGATCGGCCCGGTCAGCCTGTCGGCGCGTTTGCCCGAACCCGCGCGCGACTGGATCGTCCAGACCCACCGGCACTTTCTGGGTGACCGCGAGGGGCTGGCCTGCGCGCGCAACCCCTATCGGCCCCAGCCGGCTCACGCTGCGCGCATCGAAGCCGCGCTGCACGGTCTGGATCTGAAGGGCGGTCTCGCGCGCATGCGCACCGAGCTGGACGCCTTGGGCTGCAGCCTGCCCGTGCTCTACCGCCAGTACGTCGAGCTGTGCGAGCCCGAAGGCGTGCGCTTTCTCGACTTCGGGCTGGATCCGGACTTTGGTCACTGCGTCGACGGCTTGATCCGCATCGACCTGGGCTGCCTGAAACCGGCAAAACGCGGGCGCTACCTCGGCGTCGCCGCCCATTGA
- a CDS encoding Hpt domain-containing protein, translated as MIADPQAASMWIDPLRARIDSATAEERLFAEFLIEWAQARGQLLRALAECEHDPSAPAALNALFRALHSQKSGLRMLRLDAAADLVHALEDVLQPVREGRLPLDDALQSLLKRSGRLLDQSLHGHGLQASAYTLDLDPVTRGLQRLAPGGREREEQLAVLQMLLDPWSADVGRADETSLQADLDMFRRIGGAADVRLQREADAALWREQIATRLHAASGIPMAPMQVQGAALLWNVGRAQLPADLRLLERAPAEEARGSVWRGHAAIAAAFLESRPRWRECASLLGRQLEPRRGGPVEPVVECVALLRAVAAWVAAGGRQSLSDAAVRGARARLGVETGWLDALVAMLER; from the coding sequence TTGATTGCCGACCCGCAGGCCGCCTCGATGTGGATCGACCCCTTGCGTGCCCGCATCGACAGCGCCACCGCGGAGGAACGGCTGTTCGCCGAGTTCCTGATCGAGTGGGCGCAGGCGCGTGGACAGCTGCTGCGTGCCTTGGCCGAGTGCGAGCATGACCCGAGCGCGCCGGCTGCGCTGAACGCGCTGTTCCGCGCCCTGCATTCGCAGAAGAGCGGGCTGCGCATGCTGCGGCTGGATGCCGCAGCGGATCTTGTGCATGCCCTTGAAGACGTGCTGCAGCCCGTGCGCGAGGGTCGCCTGCCGCTGGATGATGCCCTGCAAAGCCTGTTGAAGCGCAGCGGCCGCCTGCTCGATCAGAGCTTGCACGGCCACGGCTTGCAAGCGTCGGCCTACACCTTGGACCTCGATCCCGTCACGCGTGGCCTGCAGCGTTTGGCGCCCGGCGGTCGCGAGCGTGAGGAGCAGCTCGCCGTTCTGCAGATGCTGCTGGACCCGTGGAGCGCCGATGTCGGTCGCGCCGATGAAACCTCGCTGCAGGCCGATCTGGACATGTTCCGCCGCATCGGCGGCGCAGCAGACGTGCGCCTGCAGCGCGAGGCGGACGCGGCGCTCTGGCGAGAGCAGATCGCCACGCGCCTGCACGCCGCAAGCGGCATTCCCATGGCGCCAATGCAGGTGCAGGGCGCAGCGCTGCTCTGGAACGTGGGGCGAGCGCAGCTGCCCGCCGATCTGCGGCTGCTGGAGCGAGCGCCGGCAGAAGAAGCGCGCGGATCGGTCTGGCGTGGACATGCCGCGATCGCTGCGGCGTTTCTTGAATCGCGTCCGCGCTGGCGCGAATGCGCCAGCCTCCTCGGTCGCCAGCTTGAGCCGCGTCGTGGCGGGCCGGTCGAGCCGGTGGTGGAATGCGTGGCGCTGCTGCGGGCGGTCGCCGCTTGGGTCGCCGCGGGCGGTCGCCAGAGTCTGTCCGACGCCGCCGTGCGCGGTGCCAGGGCAAGGCTGGGAGTTGAGACAGGCTGGTTGGATGCATTGGTCGCGATGCTGGAGCGCTGA
- a CDS encoding LTA synthase family protein, with the protein MFASPSLSLSHLLKVLHRLAPYLLATALVLVAVLRALKVEAVFGPNANCGGCMGRAAFGQDAWLLALGLGGVALGLWLPRGLLRGAAMLLAVCLLLLMLADFSILSVLNTRLYLLDVFKFGAEWDATERFAHAILQQQPVLLPGLAALGLAVLALSLWPQPRHPRRAATLGVGSALMLGLGAALGGTAPAHVNGDSFMNLWQLHREQGVSQTYSPAFVQALEQRVQAPTLHCEAGQSRRSNVLVLIWESLSTYHSALGRETGNLTDSWVPEFDAAARANTWFSAFHANGFTTDHGLIALIAGDYPLPQPGRYASLKAFAGFEDPATALPRQLREHGYWSGFFTTGDLGFLDKPSWFKSLEFDYWEGAEHPFYEGLPRGPFAAADDAALYRRVLRWLGDAPAQPWVSFLLNVESHPPFLDRDTGALSEEAAFRRADRAFGEFYRALEARGFFEDGVLIVLGDHRSMTPLWPEERERFGERALARVPMLVAGASGLPPGEISAPFQQTDLLPSLRQLVAAEACHRSDQGRFLRPDPQPPSLVVHVRGDQRSRIDLYSSVGEGALLLRGDDSQLVGALPADAQAFADQLHLARARRGVLDSDVPAILRIVTGAE; encoded by the coding sequence GTGTTCGCATCGCCCTCCCTGTCGCTGAGCCATCTGCTGAAAGTCCTGCATCGACTGGCGCCCTACCTGCTGGCCACGGCGCTGGTGCTGGTCGCTGTGCTGCGGGCGCTGAAGGTCGAGGCGGTGTTCGGGCCCAACGCCAACTGCGGCGGCTGCATGGGCCGCGCCGCGTTCGGTCAAGACGCCTGGCTGCTGGCCCTGGGCCTCGGCGGCGTGGCGCTCGGCCTGTGGCTGCCGCGCGGCCTGCTGCGCGGAGCGGCGATGCTGTTGGCCGTGTGTCTGCTGCTGCTGATGCTGGCCGACTTCTCGATCCTCAGCGTGCTCAACACGCGTCTGTATCTGCTTGACGTGTTCAAGTTCGGCGCCGAGTGGGATGCCACGGAGCGCTTCGCTCACGCCATCCTGCAGCAGCAGCCGGTGCTGCTTCCGGGCCTGGCTGCGCTGGGTCTCGCCGTGCTCGCGCTCAGCCTGTGGCCGCAGCCACGGCATCCGCGCAGGGCTGCGACGCTGGGGGTGGGCAGCGCGCTGATGTTGGGGCTTGGCGCCGCGCTGGGCGGCACCGCGCCGGCCCACGTCAACGGCGATTCCTTCATGAATCTGTGGCAGCTGCATCGCGAACAGGGCGTGTCGCAGACCTACAGCCCCGCCTTCGTGCAGGCGCTCGAACAGCGCGTCCAGGCACCGACGCTGCACTGCGAGGCTGGGCAATCGCGACGGTCCAACGTGCTCGTGCTGATCTGGGAGTCGCTGTCGACTTACCACAGCGCGCTGGGCCGTGAGACCGGGAATCTCACTGACAGCTGGGTGCCGGAGTTCGACGCCGCAGCGCGCGCCAACACCTGGTTCAGCGCCTTTCATGCCAACGGCTTTACCACCGATCACGGCCTGATCGCGCTGATTGCTGGCGATTACCCGCTGCCGCAGCCGGGCCGCTATGCCAGCCTCAAGGCCTTCGCCGGCTTCGAGGACCCGGCGACGGCGCTGCCGAGGCAGCTGCGCGAGCACGGCTACTGGAGCGGCTTCTTCACCACCGGTGACCTCGGCTTTCTCGACAAGCCAAGCTGGTTCAAGTCGCTAGAGTTCGACTATTGGGAGGGCGCCGAGCATCCGTTCTACGAGGGCTTGCCGCGCGGGCCGTTTGCGGCAGCGGACGATGCCGCGCTGTACCGCCGGGTGCTGCGGTGGTTGGGGGATGCCCCCGCCCAGCCCTGGGTCAGCTTCCTCCTCAACGTGGAATCGCATCCGCCTTTTCTCGATCGCGACACCGGCGCGCTCAGCGAAGAGGCCGCCTTTCGTCGCGCTGACCGCGCCTTCGGCGAGTTCTACCGCGCCCTTGAAGCCCGCGGATTCTTCGAAGACGGCGTGCTGATCGTGCTCGGCGACCACCGCAGCATGACTCCGCTGTGGCCTGAGGAGCGCGAGCGCTTCGGCGAACGCGCGCTGGCCCGGGTGCCAATGCTCGTCGCAGGTGCCAGCGGTTTGCCGCCCGGCGAGATCAGCGCGCCCTTCCAGCAGACCGACCTGCTGCCCTCGCTGCGCCAGCTGGTCGCCGCCGAGGCCTGTCACCGCAGCGACCAGGGGCGTTTCCTGCGCCCTGATCCGCAGCCGCCGTCACTGGTGGTGCACGTGCGCGGCGACCAGCGCAGCCGCATCGATCTTTACAGCTCGGTGGGCGAGGGCGCGCTGCTTCTGCGCGGCGATGACAGCCAGCTGGTCGGGGCGCTGCCGGCCGATGCGCAGGCCTTTGCCGATCAGCTTCACCTTGCCCGGGCTCGACGCGGGGTCTTGGACAGCGACGTGCCGGCCATCCTCCGCATTGTGACCGGAGCGGAATAG
- a CDS encoding M23 family metallopeptidase, with protein MPRRPPLRLSLLISLALALTPAASAQTVYKVVRPDGTVHYTDRPPDSLEGVEKIQVRAEVQQIARLRVETDRELRHAVVGNVLHGPLEIQLIAAEASNLQSEPALPLRTVLTGEGEQRVAVFGPQNPAQGWGFSLQLQAMPGDPSAVHDDVDYTVPIEGSAWRIDQSWGGRFSHTSPESRHAVDFSAAEGTPVLAAREGVVMQIADDFRGAGLDLEKYGARANFVRVLHADGSMGLYAHLAPESARVGPGARVRAGQVIGEVGSTGYSTGPHLHFAVQVNRGLKLESVPFRMQGPSGALRIPGAP; from the coding sequence ATGCCACGACGCCCGCCACTCCGCCTGTCTCTGCTGATCTCGCTCGCGCTCGCGCTGACCCCGGCTGCCAGCGCGCAGACGGTTTACAAGGTGGTCCGCCCCGACGGCACGGTGCACTACACCGACCGACCGCCCGACAGCCTGGAGGGCGTGGAGAAAATCCAGGTGCGCGCCGAAGTGCAGCAGATCGCCCGCCTGCGCGTCGAGACCGATCGCGAACTCCGGCATGCGGTGGTCGGCAACGTCCTGCACGGGCCGCTGGAGATCCAGCTGATCGCCGCCGAAGCGAGCAATCTGCAGAGCGAACCCGCCCTGCCCCTGCGGACCGTGCTGACCGGTGAAGGCGAGCAGCGGGTGGCGGTGTTCGGGCCTCAGAACCCCGCGCAAGGCTGGGGCTTCTCGCTGCAGCTGCAGGCCATGCCGGGTGACCCAAGCGCCGTGCATGACGACGTCGACTACACCGTTCCCATCGAGGGCAGCGCCTGGCGCATCGATCAGAGCTGGGGCGGGCGCTTCAGCCACACCTCACCCGAGTCCAGGCACGCGGTTGACTTCAGCGCCGCTGAGGGAACGCCGGTGCTCGCCGCGCGCGAGGGCGTCGTGATGCAGATCGCCGACGACTTCCGCGGTGCCGGCCTTGATCTGGAGAAGTACGGCGCGCGCGCCAACTTCGTGCGGGTGCTGCATGCCGACGGCAGCATGGGCCTGTACGCGCATCTGGCGCCGGAATCGGCGCGCGTCGGGCCTGGGGCACGGGTGCGCGCCGGCCAGGTCATCGGCGAAGTCGGCAGCACGGGCTATTCCACCGGCCCGCACCTGCACTTCGCGGTGCAAGTGAACCGCGGGCTGAAGCTGGAATCGGTGCCCTTCCGCATGCAGGGCCCGAGCGGCGCGCTGCGGATTCCGGGCGCGCCCTGA
- a CDS encoding peptide chain release factor 3, which produces MTEAAKEALRRRTFAIISHPDAGKTTLTEKLLLFGGAIQMAGSVKGRKAARHATSDWMALEKERGISVTSSVMQFPYEGHIVNLLDTPGHADFGEDTYRVLTAVDSALMVIDVAKGVEERTIKLMEVCRLRDTPIMSFINKLDREGKDPIELLDEIEQVLGIACAPITWPIGMGKRLKGVVHLVTGEVHVFESGRNFTRQDSTIFPSLDDPGLAKLVGAELLAETREQLELVQGAAQPFVLEDYLAGKQTPVFFGSAVNNFGVQLLLDFFVEHAPSPRPRATSSREVAPGEEPLTGFVFKIQANMDPQHRDRVAFMRICSGHFTAGMKTFHVRTGKDMKIANALTFMASDREIAIEAWPGDVIGIHNHGTISIGDSFTEGEPLFFTGIPNFAPELFRRARLRDPLKLKQLQKGLAQLSEEGATQFFKPLMSNDLILGAVGVLQFDVVAYRLKDEYSVDASFEQVSVATTRWIRCDNAKKLEEFRERNANNLAIDAAGHLVYLAPSRVNLQLTQERWPDVRFDATREHAQAVGLD; this is translated from the coding sequence ATCACCGAAGCCGCGAAAGAGGCGCTGCGGCGCCGCACCTTCGCCATCATTTCCCATCCCGACGCCGGCAAGACCACGCTCACCGAGAAGCTGCTGCTGTTCGGCGGCGCGATCCAGATGGCCGGCTCGGTCAAGGGCCGCAAGGCCGCGCGCCACGCGACCTCCGACTGGATGGCGCTGGAAAAGGAGCGCGGCATCTCGGTGACCAGCTCGGTGATGCAGTTCCCTTACGAGGGTCACATCGTCAACCTGCTGGACACGCCCGGCCACGCCGACTTCGGCGAAGACACCTACCGCGTGCTGACTGCGGTCGACTCCGCACTGATGGTGATCGACGTCGCCAAGGGCGTGGAGGAACGCACCATCAAGCTGATGGAGGTCTGCCGCCTGCGCGACACGCCGATCATGAGCTTCATCAACAAGCTCGACCGCGAGGGCAAGGACCCGATCGAACTGCTGGACGAGATCGAGCAGGTGCTGGGCATCGCATGTGCGCCGATCACCTGGCCGATCGGCATGGGCAAGCGCCTCAAGGGCGTGGTGCATCTTGTGACCGGCGAAGTGCACGTGTTCGAGTCGGGCCGCAATTTCACCCGTCAGGATTCGACCATCTTCCCGAGCCTGGACGACCCGGGCCTGGCCAAGCTGGTCGGCGCCGAGCTGCTGGCCGAAACCCGCGAGCAGCTGGAGCTGGTGCAGGGCGCGGCCCAGCCCTTCGTGCTTGAGGACTATCTGGCCGGCAAGCAGACGCCGGTGTTCTTCGGTTCGGCGGTGAACAACTTTGGCGTGCAGCTGCTGCTCGACTTCTTCGTCGAGCACGCGCCCTCGCCCCGCCCGCGCGCGACCAGCAGCCGTGAGGTCGCGCCGGGCGAGGAGCCGCTCACCGGCTTCGTGTTCAAGATTCAGGCGAACATGGACCCCCAGCACCGCGACCGCGTGGCCTTCATGCGCATCTGCTCCGGCCATTTCACCGCCGGCATGAAGACCTTCCACGTGCGTACCGGCAAGGACATGAAGATCGCCAACGCACTGACCTTCATGGCCTCCGACCGCGAGATCGCCATCGAGGCCTGGCCAGGCGATGTGATCGGCATCCACAACCACGGCACCATCTCGATCGGCGATAGCTTCACCGAAGGCGAGCCGCTGTTCTTCACCGGCATCCCGAACTTCGCGCCTGAGCTGTTCCGGCGCGCGCGCCTGCGCGATCCGCTCAAGCTGAAGCAGCTGCAAAAGGGCCTGGCCCAGTTGAGCGAAGAAGGCGCCACCCAGTTCTTCAAGCCGCTGATGAGCAACGACCTGATCTTGGGCGCGGTCGGCGTGCTGCAGTTCGACGTGGTCGCCTATCGCCTCAAGGACGAGTACAGCGTCGACGCCAGCTTCGAGCAGGTCAGCGTCGCGACCACCCGCTGGATCCGCTGCGACAACGCCAAGAAGCTCGAAGAGTTTCGCGAGCGCAACGCCAACAACCTGGCGATTGATGCTGCCGGCCATCTGGTCTACCTCGCGCCCTCACGCGTCAATCTGCAGCTCACCCAGGAACGCTGGCCGGACGTGCGATTCGATGCGACGCGCGAGCATGCGCAGGCGGTGGGGCTCGACTGA